CTTTCAATGGGGTCCTCCTCCGACTCCGGATTCGGATAACAGCGGGCAATCAAGGTACAAGCAAAAAAACAAGCAGAGCTGCAGAGCAATTGTATCATCTCGCAAGGGAATGCCCCTCCAAAAATGTCAATTACCTTGTCTTCCACTCGCTGTAACCTCCCACCTCAGGGCGCGCCTCCAAATCAAATCTACTGTAACTCCGTACTACCCCGCCTCCGCTACCGTGACTCAAActttttgactttgactGACTCAATCTTTTTTTTTGACGTCTCATTCTCTGAAACTATTTGTATTCGTGCTTCTTCCCTCTTGTTCCCTATATTTCGACATACACACTCTGCTTTGGAATTGAGATCAAGTTGCTCTTCAACGTCCCATTGCCAAGATGACTATGTAAGTTGCGATATCGGCCTTTCAGACATGCCATGATACTAACTTTTTTCCTTCACAGGCTCAAGGAACCCTGGAAGAAATACAAGCCGTTTAAGGTCAGTTTTGTTTTCTATCAACCTCAGGTGACCTTATAATTAACGTGCTTAGGCTCCTAAACTGCCAAATCGAACATGGCCCGACAAGACCATCGAAAAGGCCCCTCGATGGCTTTCGTACGTCACCAATTGAGACTCATGAGATACCTGAATAATACTAATTCCCTTCAAGAAGCTGTCTGCGCGATGGCAACCAGAGTCTGCCCGATCCCATGGTACGTTCTCCCCATTCACACGCCCAATTGCGACACGAGACTGACCTGCCATGATAGAACGGTGAGGAGAAGTGGCGATACTTCAAGATGCTCTGCGATCTAGGCTacaaggagattgaggtCTCTTTCCCTTCTGCCTCCCAAACCGACTTCGACTTCACCCAGCGCCTGATTCAGACCCCAGGCGCTGTCCCCGACGATGTCTTCCTACAAGTCCTCTCCCCCTGCCGACCCGACCTCATTCGCAGAACTGTCGAGTCTGTCCGCGGTGCCAAGAACGCCATCATTCACATCTACCTTGCTACAAGCGCATGCTTCCGTCAAGTAGTCTTCGGCTACACTGAGGAGCAGACCCTGGAGCTTGCTGTAGAGTGCACCAAGCTCGTCAGATCTCTGACAAAGGATAACCCCGAGGCCTCGGGCACCAACTGGCAATTCGAGTTCTCTCCTGAGTGCTTCTCAGACACGGACCCTGACTATGCCGTGAGAGTCTGCCAGGCTGTCAAAGCTGCTTGGGGACCTGACGCGACCAAGGGCGACCAGATTATCCTGAACCTCCCCGCCACAGTAGAACTGGCGACACCTAACATCTACGCCGATCTGATCGAATACTTTTGCAACAACATTGGCGACAGACAGGATGTTTGTATCTCTCTGCATCCCCACAACGACCGTGGATGCagtattgctgctgctgagcttgcTCAAATGGCTGGTGCTGACCGAGTAGAGGGCTGTCTGTTCGGTAACGGCGAGCGAACTGGAAACGTCGATCTCGTCACTCTGGCCCTCAACCTGTACACACAAGGTGTCAGCCCTAACATCGACTTTTCCGACCTGAACTCAGTTATCGACATGGTCGAGTCCTGCACCAAGATCCCCGTGCACCAACGTGCTCCTTACGGTGGCAGCCTGGTTTGCGCTGCTTTCTCTGGCAGCCATCAAGATGCCATCAAGAAGGGATTCCAGGACCGCAAGGCCAAGGGTCTGGGCCACGAGGACCCCTGGAACGGCATGCCCTATCTGCCTCTGGACCCCCGAGATATCGGCCGCAACTACGAGGCCATCATCCGTGTCAACTCTCAGTCTGGAAAGGGAGGAAGCGCCTTCATCGTACACACCAAGCTCCAGCTTGATCTCCCCCGTGGTCTCCAAGTCGCCTTCTCCAAGGTtgtccagaagaagagcgagGAGGTTGGACGCGAGCTGCTGGCCAATGAGATCACCTCTCTGTTCGAGAACACATACTTCCTCAACGACAACCCTCATTTCAGCCTGGTAGACTACAGCATCACCCCTGACCGATCGCGATCTCCTGCCCCCGCCGCCCACGGCAGGACCCAAGACACCAAGGACTTTATCCGTATCTTTGAGGGTGTCCTTCTGGTAAAtggcaaggagctcaagctgCGTGGCCGTGGTAACGGTCCTATTTCCAGCATGGTTTCTGCCCTCAAGGAGCTTAACATCGAGTTCGATGTCAATGACTACAAGGAGCACGCCATTGGCGAGGGACGCGGTGTCAAGGCTGCCTCATACATCGAGTGCAAGCCCGTTGGTAGCAAGCAGTCAGTATGGGGTGTTGGTATCCACGAGGATGTGGTACAGAGTTCTCTGATTGCTCTCCTGAGCGCAGCTAGCAACGTAAGTCTCTAACAACTTCTTTCAGTAGAATCAACACTAATAACATGTGCAGTTCGTCACCAGCAGACCCGCCAGCCCCGTTCAGAAGCCCACTGCTGTTCCTGCTCCCCAAGAGACCCCTAGTGTGGTGTCTATTCTGGAAGAGAAGGCAAATGGCATGTAAAGCGAATGAaacgagaaaagaaaaagaaaaagaaaattgAAAAGGGGGCCTGCCTCTCGATTTGCCGCGAACCGCTTGGCATGTTTGTACAGTTAGTTCATTGTGTTCATATGAATGAGGGGGCGCGGGTGCTGAAAAGCTTTGTCATCTTGAGGAGTTAGTAAAAAAATTGAAGATAATTGACTTGACCAAAGGTTCGATATCATCGTGGAAGAGGGCATTTGCATCATGTGTCTTTTCCtggtttcttcttccatatTCTCTTGTGACCCCTGTGCCGTACCACATCGTCATATGTCTTCGATTCAATCGTGCTTGATGATCTCAAAAGACTTCTCAAACGTCTTTAAGCTGTTGAATGACGGTGGCTCATGTCACATTACAACAAAAGCCCAGTGGTGTCTCAAATGGCTATCGAGAATCTTTACCCATCGTGCTAAGGGGCTGAAACAAGTCACGATGCCCTCCACTTCCTGAACACAACTGTCACCATAGACAGCCAACTTCAGAGGCAGTGGAACGATACAATGAACTGAATACCCTCTACGTTCAATAGTAGGGTTGTCCGTTTGGTCCGGTAGATCAAGATTCTCATCCGCCACCATATCTAGACGGCCGAAAGTGATCAACGCTTCTTTACCGTTATTAGTAGCTGATCCTGAACCTGTCTCACACACTCATCAGCTGAACAACAAGATTCCAAGCAAGCCTATCAAGACAAGAGAGGCTTGGTTGACCGC
This genomic stretch from Fusarium oxysporum f. sp. lycopersici 4287 chromosome 5, whole genome shotgun sequence harbors:
- a CDS encoding 2-isopropylmalate synthase — protein: MTMLKEPWKKYKPFKAPKLPNRTWPDKTIEKAPRWLSSCLRDGNQSLPDPMNGEEKWRYFKMLCDLGYKEIEVSFPSASQTDFDFTQRLIQTPGAVPDDVFLQVLSPCRPDLIRRTVESVRGAKNAIIHIYLATSACFRQVVFGYTEEQTLELAVECTKLVRSLTKDNPEASGTNWQFEFSPECFSDTDPDYAVRVCQAVKAAWGPDATKGDQIILNLPATVELATPNIYADLIEYFCNNIGDRQDVCISLHPHNDRGCSIAAAELAQMAGADRVEGCLFGNGERTGNVDLVTLALNLYTQGVSPNIDFSDLNSVIDMVESCTKIPVHQRAPYGGSLVCAAFSGSHQDAIKKGFQDRKAKGLGHEDPWNGMPYLPLDPRDIGRNYEAIIRVNSQSGKGGSAFIVHTKLQLDLPRGLQVAFSKVVQKKSEEVGRELLANEITSLFENTYFLNDNPHFSLVDYSITPDRSRSPAPAAHGRTQDTKDFIRIFEGVLLVNGKELKLRGRGNGPISSMVSALKELNIEFDVNDYKEHAIGEGRGVKAASYIECKPVGSKQSVWGVGIHEDVVQSSLIALLSAASNFVTSRPASPVQKPTAVPAPQETPSVVSILEEKANGM